The Helianthus annuus cultivar XRQ/B chromosome 15, HanXRQr2.0-SUNRISE, whole genome shotgun sequence genomic sequence TTCCACTTCAATGGAAATGGAACAACAATCAACCTTCAACAACACCAATAACAACTTAATCGACACCGAATTTCACGACGCACTCGAAGAATTCTCGTTTCTCGATGCCTCAACTTCCTTCGAAGAATCTTATCAATCAGTTTCCACTTCCGATTCTGATATCATTAACGATGAAGCTACCGAAACAGCTACTGTCATATCGGACCACTCGCCGTCGTCTCCTTCCGCCGCCGGCCTCCGTCACCGGCGACTCGTTTCCCCGCGGAGTCGCAACGAAGTCTCGCAGTCTAGGTTTTTTAAGAAGAATCCAGAAGGATTGATAGATTTTGATCCTAAAGGTAATAATAGGTtttgtaaacgaactgaacgaatACTAATGGAGGCGTGTTTGTGTTCGCTTATGTTCGTTTTTGTTAACATTTTAAATTTAAACGAAATCGACATAATGaacatatataaaaaatataaaaacacacATAATTTGAACTTCTGTTATAATATTGAAATGAACGAATATAAACGGACATTCATGATGATAAATGAGCGAACGAAacttcacgaacataaatgatcGAACGAACAtgtcatgttcgttcatttaatgtACTCATATTAAAAATAAGTGCACTGTACTCATATTaaatgttcgttcatttaattaaatgagatgttcttttattaaataaacaaacctCCCGCCGAACATTCACATACGGTTAAATGAAGGTTCGGTTTATTTACAGGCGTAGGTAAGAAGCACAAGCGATCGTGCAGTTTGAAGGACAATGAAAAACTAAATGAAAATTTGAGTTTAGACAGCCATGGGAGTTCTGCAATTACTAGTGTTAGTGATAGTCAAGGAGTCCATGATGAGTCAACTACAGTTGACTCGCCAAATTCTGGACCAGATTTTCTGTCTACGTTAGCTGAATTGGTAATTGAAGTTATTAGTTTTCAAACAAAACTGTTAGCAAAGTCTGTTAAGTTTTCAATATGGTTAATACATTCTTCATACATGTTAATATGTGATCCCTATGGGGTTATAAGACTTTGGAGAAATGATTTGCAGGGGGGTATTTCTGGAATTTGGGGGATTTGTTATAATAGTTGTGTTAAGCTGATTAATTGGTTTCAAACTCATGAGTCTGCATTGAAGCTGTGTGTGCAAATCGGATGGGGACTGTTGTGGTTGGCTTACTGCGGTTTCCTTTTAGTTTGTCTGTTAGTTCCCGCTTTTGTTTTCGGCGCCGTGGCGGTGAAGTGGATAGTTGAGGAACCGGTACAGATAACGGAGCAGTTGACTTTCGATTATACGAAAGACACTCCCATGGCCTTTGCGCCTGTAATTTATTGTCCGGATTCATCTTTTGTAGTGAATGACGAAAAGAGTACGATTGGGAGTTTTGCTCAATCGCGGGTTGTACCGTTTGGTCATGAACTGAAGGCCATCGTCTCTTTAGTGCTACCAGAGTCAGACTATAACAGAAATCTCGGGATTTTTCAGGTGTGTAACAATGTAACAAGATTTACAATAGatcatcttcttttttttttaatgatatCTTTGACTTTGAAGTTCCTAAATCATTGTTAGTCTACTTCTTATTGAAGGTGAGGGTGGACTTTCTGTCTAGTGATGGTAAGCTCCTTGCAAGTACAAGGAAGCCAAGTATGCTGCAATTCAAAAGTGAGCCGATCCGGCTTCTTTCAACTTTTGTCAAATTAGCTTATCTTCTCACCGGCTATCCATCAGAAACACAAACTTTGGATATGAATTTTAGCGGGTATACTGAAAAGGATGTCCCTTTGTCATGCTTACGGGTTGTCATTGAACAACGGGCAGAGTTTGCAAAAGGGGGCGGTGTTCCTGAAATATACTCAGCGTCTCTGAAATTAGAGACTCAATTTCCTTTCTTGAAGAGGATGTTGTGGTATTGGAAGGGGTTGATATACATGTGGATTAGCATAACGTTGTTTATAACGGAGTTGTTATTCACGCTGCTATGTTGCACGCCTGTCATATTTCCATGGGTACGGCGTGCGCGTGGTTCTTCAATTAACACTGCAGCTCACAACAAGCCTCCTGGTTGAAGTTGCTGCAGTTGGGGAAGTCTCAGATGATCATCTTTGTTCCTGGTGTGCAGTCAAACTCTTACTCTTAGCATGTATAGTATATGTGATAAAAAGTTGAAACAagttaaagttgtcaaaattaaaTATTATTTCAAGATACATATATAATGTATAGATAggggatttttaatttttttagtttatGTAAATGGATTTGTATATTACTCAATTAGTTTCTGCACATTGTATCAATGCAACATATTCGCATTGTATCCTATATTGTTTCCAGTGTTCATTTTGTTAAAGCTCTTTTTACCAGACTTGTATATCCGCTGTGTTCGATATACCTTTCTGTATTATCCAAATCTAAACATTTCTACATGCATCATTTGTGGGATAAAATAATCAAATTTAAAAGGAAATAATGTGAGAAGCAACAAATATACATGTGGTATTATGTTGTAGAAAGAGAAAACGGGTTCAGGTCGTGTATCTGTGTTAAAAAGGGCATATGTGTGCATCCAGTTTTTGGAGGAATGATGAACTCTTTACAAACTCATGTCGGGGCTTATCGGTGAGTCTTATGATACTGTTCGACCAAGCGGAGGCTATTGATCCCAGTATGTAGACCCACATGCCATGGTATTGGTTCGACACGATGGCCGTGCCTTGGTTCAGGGCTGGTTTCCTTGATGCAGTTGCAAACATGGCATTAGTAAAATGGTTGAACCAGTGGCTACTCCTTGCTGTTTCTCCTATCTGCATCAACGTAATTCAAGCCAATGAGCTATTATAGCTCAATTGGAATTGGTGGGGAAATGAAGATTTGGGTTTGAGGCCATAGGGCTCAGTTCGAATCCGAACCTAACCGGGTTTTACCGCAGTGGGTTTTCCTCGGAATTGGAGATGGTGGGCTTGGGTTATCCAACGCTGTCTGCGATCGCGGGCGTATGGTGACAGCCTTTTCCCATTAAGAAAATCAACATAAATTAAAACATAATGATGTGAGAATACTCTTTTTGGGTTTTAAGTTAACAAGAAAAGCTAAACATCATatctataatattatataattcaTATTAGATGGATAGAATTAATTGTTGACATCAATCTAATAAACTTCATTAAATAAACTTTATTTAATAAACTTTTCATAACTAAGATGTCATTAAAAATCtctatttaattttttttgaacagtgaactttattaaaaaaacaaaacggGCAAGCCCTCGAAACAAGGACCACCACCAAAACAACTACATCATATACAGAGGATTACGAACCCAGTCTTTCCAAACTAACCCGGAAAATTTTGACCTACATTTTAACCACAAAAAAGACCAAGATTTGACTAAAGCAACCACATCTACAACCTTCGGACAAGAGCCGTGAAAAACTTTATCATTCCGCTTTATCCATATCACCCAACAAGCAATCATGACGATTCCTCTAATCACTTTTTTCGCCCACTTGCATCCGGAAACCTGCTCGTGGATGCCCAGTAAATCTGAAAAATCAAACGTCATAAAAGGCATAATATTACACCAACGTCCCACTGCTTCCCAAACTCCAAAAGCAAAACGACACCCCGTGAAAAGATGCATCACGTCCTCCTCTCCGCCACCGCATAAGTCACACGTCCCGTCTTGAATGTTTATCCTTCGTCTAATCAAAGCCGCTTTAGTCGGAATACGATTCATTTCGGCTCTCCAAATAAAAATATTCACCTTCAACGGCACCCAAGACTCCCAACACATTTTATGATCACGACCCACCTCATTATCCTCTCTTATTAATTTTTTAACCATCGCCACCGTGAAAATATCTTTAACATCCACACCCCAAAACCATTTATCCTTTGAATCTGTTAAAGAAATATTGGATAAAAGAAAATTAGTATCTTGCAATTCTGAAATCTCAGCAACCGAAACCAAACCCCGTTTCCATCTCGGACTAAAACGTGTCCCATCGTTATCGTGAATCAACCGCTCGGCCACCGTACAATCTTTATCTGGATCTAACTTGTAGAGATTAGGCCACCGATGTTTTAATATTGTTGAACCTATCCAAAGATCTGACCAAAAATTTACCGTCAAACCGTTGCCCACCTTAGCCGTAATAAAGGAGCCGAACGGCTTCCCTTTTAAAGACTGCCTTTCCATCTCCTTAACCATGGAATTCCAACACCCTTTGAACCGACGATTATTAGGAAGGAACAACCACCGGCCCCTCCCACCGTGAACCAACTCCACTACTTTACGCCAAATGCTATCCTTTTGAGTCTTAAATCTCCAAGCCCATTTAGCTAGAAGGGCAAAATTTACATCCCTTAACTTTGAAATCCCAAGTCCCCCATTTTTCTTACTCTTCGTCACAGTATCCCAAGCAACCCAACTCATTTTCTTATCTTCACTTGAACCGGCCCACAAAAAATTCCTCATCATTTTTTCCAACTGTTCAGTCACTTTAACTGGGGCTTTGTATAAGGATAAGTAGTAAACCGGAAGGCTAGCTAAGACAGACTTAACCAGAACAAGTCTACCACCCATAGATAACGAATTTGCCTTCCAAGAAGCTAACCGCCTTTTAACCGTCTCTATAATCGGCTCCCAATGGCAACTCTTGTTCATATTTTCCCCTACTTTAATCCCCAAATATTCGAACGGGAATTCTCCTATCTCGCACCCGACAATGTCCGCCATAACTCTAGTCTCTTGCTCATCCACTCCAATGCCAAACAACTGagattttttaatatttatttttagcCCCGAGCATAAGTAAAAAACTCTAAGTAACCTCGCCGTCTTTTCGATATTTTCTCTCGACCATTCCCCCAGAATCAACGCATCAGTAGCATACAGAAGGTGAGAAATAGAAGGACCCCCGGTGGAAGTTCTAAAATCCTTTATCTCCCCCACCTCGCACGCTTTACGGACTAAACATGAAAAGGCCTCCATGACAATCAGAAATAAAAAAGGAGACAATGGATCCCCTTGTCTGATCCCCTTGTGCATTGAAAATCAAACGTGGGCGACCCATTAACTAGCACTGCCGCTCTAGCTGATTCGATAATCCCCTTGACCCAAAGACACCACTTTTCTGGAAACCCCATTTGCCCCATAACCGCCAAAAGAAATCCCCAATTCACATTATCATACGCCTTTTCGAAGTCGATTTTCAGCAAAAAACCTTTCCTACCCGTCTTCTTTAAGAAAGGCCGTCTGCGTCTCTGAAATTATCTTCCCCATCGTCTCTTTCACTCTCTCAGCTAACACCTTAGAAATAATTTTACTAATAACTCCAACAAGAGTGATTGGTCTATAGTCTTTCAACCCGATTGGAGACTTCGTCTTCGGAATAAGCGTAATAAACGATGTATTGCATCCTCTACTAATTACTCCCGTCTCGTGAAAAGAGTAAAAAAGCTTAAAAAAATCCTCTTCCAATATGCtccaaaaatgtttaataaacTTGAAATTAAACCCATCCGGTCCCGGGGCTCTATCTGATCCGCATTCAAAAACCGCGTCCCGAATCTCCTGTTTAGTGAACTCTCGCACTAGCCTCGCGGCATCATCTAAAGAAACAGTATTAAAATTATCACATACCAGTTCCGGTCTCGAAACATACATATCCGAGAAATGGTTTCGAAAAAACTTTaacacttctttcttcaccaAATTAGGCTTAGTAATCCATTGACCATCCACCATAAGACCTGGAATATCATTCGACGCTTTCCTTCCATTAACCACCCTATGGAAATACGTTGAATTATCATCCCCCTTTGAAGCCCATCTAACCCGGGATTTTTGATGTAAATCTCTACCCTTCCACTGATTAATTTGAGCTACCCCTTTTTTACATTCCTCCCAGACCCAAATCTCATCTTCTTCCAATTCCCTTTCTTCCATAATGGTCTCCAACATTTGAATTTCGTTCTTGTAGTTTTCCAAATCCTCACCTTCTTTTTTGATTGCAACTGACCACCACCTCCTAATAGCCTCCCTAACACACTTTAACTTACTTGAAATGACTACATCTGGATGTCCCTGAATCAAACAATCCGAATACGCCTTTTTCACCACCTCCTGGCAACCCTCTCTATCTAGCCAAGAGTTGAACCAACGGAACGGTTTGTACCCAAAATTAGAGTCCACCAACGTTAAAAGCAAAGGAGTATGGTCGGACATCTCTCTCGGAAGAGATCTAAAACATGCCTTCGGCCACCTATTAAAGAAACTTTGGCATACCAAAATACGATCAATTTTACTCATCCTGACTTTACCGTTGTTAACTGCCAAATGAGTAAACCTACTTCCCCGCATATAATATTCCTGAAGCTCAGCCTGGTCAATAAACTCATTAAAATCTGAGGCGCACGAATGATTGAATCTAGAATTCTTCCTTTCTTCTCTACAGCGCACTGCGCTAAAATCCCCTAAAACCGGCCACATACCTTGGGTGCCTGAAATAATAGCTTTTAATTTACCCCACAAATTCCTTTTTGCCACTACATTTTGGGGCGCGTAGACGTTCAACACGTTCAACTGAGTTCCGTCTTCCACCAAAATTCCCGACGTAAGTAAATAATTCGAATCTGAAACAGTTGAGCTTTTCCTAAAAATCTTAGGATTCCACAAGTTTATAAGCCCCCCCGATCGCCCCGTAGCTTCTACCATATCCGATTCAACAACTCCCCTCCCCCAACAGCTACTGGAATCGAATCTTTCCGCCTCTGTAATCTTAGACTCTTGAATAGCAACAAAATCGGCCCCATTATTCACCCTCAAGTCCTTCACCCAACCCTTTTTCCCTTGTAATCCCAAACCCCTCACATTAACTGATAAAACATTCATAACTTACCTGCCTGTAATCTCTATTTAATTAGTCTTATTAATTAACAAATTTGTAttttgaataaataaataatagaaagtaaataataataataaaacgaTCTCCAATGCTAAGGTCGCCCTTAGACGTCCTTAGATGCCACATCATATCCTTACAAATTCTTAAAATCCTTACAGATCCTGAAAACCTCTCAATTTCTTCTCCAATCATGCAAACATTCTTACATTTTTCACATCACTCACTTTTTTTTATCTAACTTTGATAAGTAGAAGTAGGGATTTGaataataaaaagaaagaaataaataaaaacataattattGAAATTACTTAATTTTTATCCAATGGATtccagaaatattattttataagtTGGAGTAGGCAGGGATGAACATGGTATCTGTTCGGTACCAAAAAACGAAGAAAATGGGTACCGTTACCTGAAAGCGGGGAAAATTGGTACCGGTATCGAAAAACAGGGAAATGAGTATCGacaccggtaccgaatatacccggtacagTTCGATACTGGTGCCAAATACTCATCCCTAGAAGTGGCATTTTTAACTTTTAAGTTAGACACCACcttcaaaaatatttttatgtAATGGGCATTGGGCTATAAATTAAAGTAAAAGCCCAATTCATAGATATAAATACATAATTAATAGGTTATCTTCTCCACTAAATACATTTGGGGATCAGACACCGGCCTCCAACGCAGGGACGGGTTCAGGCATGGCTGAGGTGGATTTCAGATGGGGTGGGAAAGGCGCGTCAAAGACGGTCTAATAATAATTGCATCTATAACAACAATTTAATGAAAGAGACTTAATTATATGCATATGGTATGGTTTAATTTTAAACAAATAAGAGGGGTTAATGtagcctttttttttttttgaatttcaaTAAAAAACAGCTACGAGCGTCCTCAAAGAAAGGACCCCGGGCAACAACCGGAATTACACTATGTTTAACGGATATTTACACCGATCAATCCAATCTAAACATTTCAACTTAGATCTATGTTTAAACCAAAAATACGAAGACATCTTAATACTCTCAACCACTTCAATCGCCCGCCGCCGCTTGCTTTTGAAAATACGATCGTTACGCTCAATCCAAATGGCCCACATAGTAGAAAAGACAATGCCTCGGAGGATGTATTTAGCATCTTTAGTGAATGGCTGGGAGCTTGTTATCTCTATTAAATCGGCAACATCAAAGATAAGTAACGGATTCAATCGACACCATGCTTCCACCCGGTACCAAACTTCAGCGGAGAAAAAGCATCCTGTGAATAAATGCGTATTCGTTTCAACATCCGTGTTACACAGCTCGCATAAGTTGCTTTGCAGGATAACTCCCCGTTTATGCAATTCATTTTT encodes the following:
- the LOC110915724 gene encoding seipin-2 isoform X2, which encodes MEMEQQSTFNNTNNNLIDTEFHDALEEFSFLDASTSFEESYQSVSTSDSDIINDEATETATVISDHSPSSPSAAGLRHRRLVSPRSRNEVSQSRFFKKNPEGLIDFDPKGVGKKHKRSCSLKDNEKLNENLSLDSHGSSAITSVSDSQGVHDESTTVDSPNSGPDFLSTLAELGGISGIWGICYNSCVKLINWFQTHESALKLCVQIGWGLLWLAYCGFLLVCLLVPAFVFGAVAVKWIVEEPVQITEQLTFDYTKDTPMAFAPVIYCPDSSFVVNDEKSTIGSFAQSRVVPFGHELKAIVSLVLPESDYNRNLGIFQVRVDFLSSDGKLLASTRKPSMLQFKSEPIRLLSTFVKLAYLLTGYPSETQTLDMNFSGYTEKDVPLSCLRVVIEQRAEFAKGGGVPEIYSASLKLETQFPFLKRMLWYWKGLIYMWISITLFITELLFTLLCCTPVIFPWVRRARGSSINTAAHNKPPG
- the LOC110915724 gene encoding seipin-2 isoform X1, producing MEMEQQSTFNNTNNNLIDTEFHDALEEFSFLDASTSFEESYQSVSTSDSDIINDEATETATVISDHSPSSPSAAGLRHRRLVSPRSRNEVSQSRFFKKNPEGLIDFDPKGVGKKHKRSCSLKDNEKLNENLSLDSHGSSAITSVSDSQGVHDESTTVDSPNSGPDFLSTLAELVIEVISFQTKLLAKSVKFSIWLIHSSYMLICDPYGVIRLWRNDLQGGISGIWGICYNSCVKLINWFQTHESALKLCVQIGWGLLWLAYCGFLLVCLLVPAFVFGAVAVKWIVEEPVQITEQLTFDYTKDTPMAFAPVIYCPDSSFVVNDEKSTIGSFAQSRVVPFGHELKAIVSLVLPESDYNRNLGIFQVRVDFLSSDGKLLASTRKPSMLQFKSEPIRLLSTFVKLAYLLTGYPSETQTLDMNFSGYTEKDVPLSCLRVVIEQRAEFAKGGGVPEIYSASLKLETQFPFLKRMLWYWKGLIYMWISITLFITELLFTLLCCTPVIFPWVRRARGSSINTAAHNKPPG
- the LOC110917416 gene encoding uncharacterized protein LOC110917416, translated to MISERLNVVDGIKNLQWQWRSSPSSAAEVSELFNLMEDIYNFDWKGGKDKWRWKACSSGEFSISSAKQLLAADPCNSSQNKMRWKVWVPLKVRIMVWRSLINRLPTKNELHKRGVILQSNLCELCNTDVETNTHLFTGCFFSAEVWYRVEAWCRLNPLLIFDVADLIEITSSQPFTKDAKYILRGIVFSTMWAIWIERNDRIFKSKRRRAIEVVESIKMSSYFWFKHRSKLKCLDWIDRCKYPLNIV